From the uncultured Methanomethylovorans sp. genome, the window CTATACTTGTTCTCAATGCGGTGCTGGTCTTTGGCTGATTATTGGCATGTTAGGATATCGTCTTGTTGTTGCTTCAGTAGGAGTGAGAACATGAGCGAAAGCCTACACTATCCTACTAGCCCGAAACTGAAAGAAGCTTACATAGGGCTGCTCGGTATGGTCTGTACTCAGAAGAGAATAAAATTCTCTGCTACAGAGTGTATTAATGCAATTTGTGAACGTAGCGGGTGGGCTATTGATACTGACCATTACGGTTCTCCGAAAATAATAGGAACTACAAAGAAAGCCAAGAATTACCTGCAGATCCTGGCAGAAGGCAAGAAGTACGTAAGATGTACTGGCCTGATGTTTGAGATATGTGTTTATGATGCCTCTACTCTTGAGAGGATCACTACCTTTGACGAACTCTTTGCCACAATGGGCGATGATGAATACATGTCTGAGTATTTGGAGCCCGTGGACGAGTTAGCATACAGTGACTGGAAGGATGTAATTGATATTCAGACACAATTCCCTTCCAACCATCAAATTTCCGAAGCCGTAGAGAGAGTACTCTCTGCCACTCCAATAATTGAAGATGAGATTGAGACTTCAATTACATCTTTCAATAAGACCCCGGTTCTTTACCCATTAAGTCAAGAAGAAGAGAAAAAATCGGAAAGTTCTCTTGAAGATGACGGGATTGAATCGGTGGGGAGTCTAATTTAGGGTAATTTTGTGAGACTTGTAATACTACATATGTAGTACTACATTATTTCCCCTCGGACTCCCCAAAATCAGTATCTAGCGCCATTCTAATGGCGTAGTACTTAGCGAAGGCTACATTGTGCTAAACAATGTAGTACTACGTAGTACTACGCCATTCTTTACGAAGTGAAACACGAAATCCGAAAAAAACACCCCACTGGAAATAGAGGTATGTTATGATTGATGATATTAAGATGCTTCATAAAATTACAAATTTACCACTTCATCCAAGAGGCATTATCTTAATAGTTCGTATTTATAAGATTTATATTGATCTTAAAATATTCATTTGGAAGCAACGTCTTCAATTTTATGAATGGCTATTAAGAGGTTATGAAGAACGAGACATGCTAGATGAATCAAAAAAATTCTACAGAGGTGATTCACATGTCTAAAAAAGACACGGTTTCGAGCTTGCGAATTGATTCTGAAATGCGTGATATTTTTTTAAATACACAGATATTTCATCACAAATCATTATCTGATGCTTTACACGAAGGTATGCTTCAAATCGTGCGTGAAGTTTCACCTGTTCAAATATTGGATATGGATATAGAGGCAGCTCGAAAAAAAGTCTCTGATCTAGAAGCTTCACGCCCACATGTATTACAGATAGAAGAAATGAATAAGACGAAAGTTGGTCAAAGTACCACTCCTACAGTTGATGCTATCTTTTTGGATTATCGTGAATCGTTGTTAGATCACGATGCTAAAGGTAATATTATCACTATGCTGAAAAGAGGGACGGATCCTTCCTGGGATCGTTTCTATTTTAAATGTGGATTCCAGTCTGCGACAGAAGCGAAAAATTGGTTCTGGTCCGAAGCAATGAAAAGGGGGCTTGTGAAATGAGGGTTTGTTCTCTTTTTTCCGGGATTGGTGGGTTTGAGCTTGGCATATCATGGGCTGATCCACATTTAGAGGTGGTTTTTGCTTCTGAAAAAGATAAACATGCACGTAAAGTATATGCAAATCATTTTGGAGGTAGTGTATTACATGGAGACATCAAGCAAATCAACGCATCAGATGTGCCTGACCATGACCTGTTATGCGGTGGATTTCCCTGTCAGGATGTTAGTATTGCCGGAAAACGTGCAGGACTTGCAGGAGCGAGAACTGGCTTGTTCTTTGACCTCATCAGGATTGTACGAGAAAAACAACCTAAATGTTTACTCCTCGAAAATGTTAAAGGATTACTTAGCAGCAATGAAGGATGGGATTTTGCCAGGATTCTCATTGAACTGGCAGACCTTGGGTACTTCTGTGAATGGCAAGTTCTTAACACAGCGAATTTCGGATGCCCCCAGGATAGAAGAAGGGTGTTCATTGTTGGGTATCTTGCAACCTCTGGAAGAAGTAGATCCAAAGTATTTCCTCTCAGAGAAAATGAGAAAATACATAACACGTCCGGAGAGGATCAGAAAGAAGTATACCAAATTAGTACATGTCTGATGGCCGGCGGGA encodes:
- the dcm gene encoding DNA (cytosine-5-)-methyltransferase; this translates as MRVCSLFSGIGGFELGISWADPHLEVVFASEKDKHARKVYANHFGGSVLHGDIKQINASDVPDHDLLCGGFPCQDVSIAGKRAGLAGARTGLFFDLIRIVREKQPKCLLLENVKGLLSSNEGWDFARILIELADLGYFCEWQVLNTANFGCPQDRRRVFIVGYLATSGRSRSKVFPLRENEKIHNTSGEDQKEVYQISTCLMAGGSDKWNGTYLAHTLTGGGHSGGLHSDMDVIVHSHASRSGDPSKGGVGQLSKTDGNSYCLNTWNLQSVQVNSIFRRFTPIECERLMGFPDNWTAGISDTQRYKCLGNAVSPMPVKAIIENLMSVVIPS